A region of the Bos mutus isolate GX-2022 chromosome 18, NWIPB_WYAK_1.1, whole genome shotgun sequence genome:
CTGTCCCTATAACTGGGGCCCATCCTGACTGACACTTCCCTGCACAGAGTGTGGCGCCAAGTGCAGGCAGGTGAGTGCTCCCTTGTGTTCAGTCTCAGGGCAGGAAACAGGAGAGCTGGCTCTCAGCAGGAGAGGAGCTCAGAGCTGTGTTGTCAGTGCCTTGGGCAGGACAGGTGCTCCCCTGCCTTGTCCTGAGCTGCCCTGTCCATGCCCTGGCTGGCAGGTGGAAGGTGGGAATGTGCTGGGGTGTGTATCTGAGGGGGACCAGAGCTGTGAGTTCACTGCAAATCCCTGTGTCCTGGGGTCCCTGACAatgaggggaaagggagggggggTCACTGTGGAATCTGTTCCAAGTCCCTGTATGACCAGAGCCCTGGGCGTCTCAACCACATAAAAAATTATCTAGAGACCTCCTCAGACCTAATAGATTAGGGTTGAGTGTGAATAAGGTGGAATAATGATGTGCAGAGTTTGGGTTAGAACCTGAAAGTCCTGAAATAAGATCCAgtgacagacacatacacacacaaacagaaatacagagagaaaggCCGCCCTGTAACAACCTTCACATTTTCCTTCACGGGATGCAGTTGGCTCAGTAATTTCTGCCATAGTATCCTGTCTCGAGTCTCTCTGTGTTCTGTATTATGTATATCAATGTTGCTCATGTTTTTCTCCCTCTAATCAAACGACAAAATGCGCTCAGCCTCTTTAACATGAGGagcaggggaaagagaaaaaaatttttgcacTGAGATAGAATCCAGTTAACCTCCAGTCTGCCAAATGAGTATAAAGGTTGCAAAGTaaagttttttgaaaagattagAATTAGGAAGTAAAGCAGTTTCCCCTATGGTAATTCAACATTATATTTGGAAATACAGCTATCATCTGATGTGTGTATCTGCAGatattcatatgttgaaaaccTAAACCTTAAAGATACTGGTGTTAGAAGATGGAGCCTTTGGAAGTGCTCATATTAAGTGGGTGGGCGTTTGTGAACAGAATTCCTACCTTGTCAAAACTCATGGAAACTGACCTGCCCGCACTGGACTTCCCTCCACCCCCCCAACACCTGTGGGTGCAGAGAGGCTCCTGGGGGGCTGCAGGTTCTGGGATGTGTGTTCCTGACTCAGCACAAGAGACCTGCTCTGGGTTCATTTCTGACTCTGGCTGTGGGGGTGCCCCGTATGTGACTGTGTGGGGCTGGGGGGTCATGGGTCATGTGGGGTCAGGTATGTCCTGCAACCTGAGTCGTGGTTGCTGGTGTCAAGGAGACACCTCCCCTGTGGGGTTGGTCTCTGTATCCAGGAAATGTCCAGGTAGGAGATCTGACCACATCACTGACCCCAATAAATACTCAGCCCTatgggaaggagatccaaccagtccattctgcaggacatcagccctgggtattctttggaaggaatgatgctaaagctgaaactccagtacctcatgcgaagagttgactcattggaaaagactctgatgctgggagggattgggggcaagaggagaaggggacgacagaggatgagatggctggatggcatcaccgactcaatggacgtgagtctcagtgaactctgggagttggtgatggacagggaggcctggcgtgctgcgattcatggggtcgcaaagagtcggacacgactgagcgactgatctgatctgatgggaagGAGGTCATGGGCCATAACTGATTATTGAAATTGCAGTGTATCTGAAATGTACATCATGAtttaatatatgtacacattgtgAGGGAGTCCACAGTTGACTGAATTGAtgcatccatcacctcacatagtaaGTGTCATCGCCTGTAGTCACCAGGTTCTACATTACTCCTCAGTCTTTGTTCATCTTATAACTGAGAGATTGtaccctcttctcccctttcccccaACCCCAGTTCCCAAGCAACCACCATTCGACTCTCTTTCtatgaaattgaattttttttcaaactctaCCTATAAGTAATAGAAGGCAGTGTTTGTGTATGAATATTTCACATACCAAAGTGTCCTTGAGTTTTACCCACGTTGTTGCAAAAGGAAAGATTTCCACCTTTTTAacctgagtaatatttcactgtgtaaTATCCCACAGCTTCCTAATCGGTTTATCTATCAGCAGACCCttgggctgtttccatgtctcggCTGTTGTAACAATAcagcaatgaacataggggttcaTTTACAGATATTCATCTTTACAGATATTACTTCAAGATCTGATTTCATCTTGTATATATACTAGAAGcccaattgctgggtcatatgggagttCTGGTTTTAACTTCTCAGGAACTTCCATAACATTCTCCACAGAGGCTGTACCCGttaatattcccaccaacagtgtgtgaAGTGTTCCTTTTTGTCAAGATCCTTGCCAATGTGTTATCTCTTCTCTTTTGGAAACTAGACACTCTAACAGGTGAGAGATgctatctcattgtaattttgaccTGATGACTAGAGATGTTGAGCACCTGTCCACGTACCTTTAGGCTCTTTGTATGcagtctttgaaaaaaaaatctgttcaggtcctttccccattttaaaCTGGATTATTTGGGGTTTTGCacaatattattttacattttggatattcattcattcatggatATGTGGATTGCAAATATCGTCTCCTATTGCATAGTTCCTTTGCCCTGCAGAGGCTCTTATATGATAAACTCTCactcttttgcttttgttgctgtgCTTTTGTTGTCAAATCCAAACCATTACAGCCAAGATCAATTCAAGGAGCTTACttctttcctctaggagtttgaTGGTTCCAGATCTTACATCCAAGTTTAATCCAGTTTAgaacatttttgtgtgtggtgtaagatagtgtccagattttttttttttggaattttaaatttgGATATAATTGATACAACATTATGTCTGTTTCACAGGTACAAAATAACAATTAAATATTTCTCTACATTGCCAGTTGATCACGGACAGTCTAGTTTACATCTGTTATACATGtagttatatttttttattcGACCAGAATCTGTaaggctttctctctctcttttcatcgTTAGATGTGGATTTCCAGTTTTCAAACACCACTTTGAAGGGACTAACATTAGTCCATTGCATACCCTTAGTGCCTTCGTCAAAAATTAATTCACCAGAAGTGTATGGGTTAATTTCTGCGCTTTCTGTTCTGTCCCATCAGTCTgtctattttatgcatattttatgcaaatttatGTTGCCATAAATTTGACATATGGTTTGAAATGAGGAAGTTGGATGTTTTGTTCATCTTTCATGTgatgctttgactatttggggtaTTTTTTGGTTGTATAcagatttggggatttttttttttctgtttctgtgaatacTGGCATTGGAAATAGTTGAACTGAGCCAACAATGTTGCTGAACAAGGCAGACATGTTTTCTAAGTTTATAGATCTTACATGAAGATAGAAGATCAGGTTATACAAGTAAATAGAGAGCTGTTGTAtaacatagggagctcagctcagtgccctgtgatgacctagaggggtgggatgaggggatgggagggaggctttaGAGGAAGGAGATATAGGTGTATTCAtatctgattcacattgttgtacagcagaaactaacacaatattttaaagcaattaacctccaatttaaaattaaaaaaaaataaaagtaaatagaaaaaattcagaatagtGATGGTGAATGATTTAACTGGTATCAGAAGTATGTTATCCAGGTAAAGTCATTTCTCTGGACTATGACAGTGTCTTCCTTTTCAGGAGAAATAAAATGTGGGAATCTTTGTCCAACGGTGATTATGTAAGAAGACTGCTGATGGCATCACCAGCACAGCCTACTTTCTGCTCCAGGACACTCTGACATCctctccatgtcttttcacaAAGATGCCCTGAGAACCACAAGCCAGACAGCCCTGAAAACCACGTATCTTATACAGATAGGAGTTGGATCTATGGCCAATATCATCCTTTTCTTTCACAATATCTCTCCGATCTTGCTTGGCCACAACCGGAGACCCACACCCACAGTTCTTGCCCACATATCCCTAGCCaatcttttgtttcttctgtccTCTGGAATTCCCCATATAATGACAGGTTTTGTTTTGAGAAACCCTCTCTCCAGTCTTGGGTGTAAGTTTGTGTATTACATACAGAGGGTGGCTCGCAGCACCGCCCTGTGCTCCACCTGCGTCCTGAGCACCTATCAGTCCTTCACTCTCACCCCCAGGAGATCAGAGTGGGTGATGCTCAGAGGAAGGGCCCCCAAGGTCACTGGTCCTTCCTGCTGCACCTGCTGGATGTTCAGTCTCTTAATGTACATCTACCTTCCTGTGAAAATCACTGGTCCTCAGGACACAGACAACTATACTGATTCCCAACACAATTGGTTCTGCTCAGTCTCAGGTAATGTCATAGGCTTAGGTTACTTGTGGCCCGTCTCTGATGCTATGTTTATTGGCCTCATGGTCTGGTCCAGTGGCTCCATGGTGCTTTTCCTGCTCAGACACCGCCAGAGGGTGCAGTATATCCACACCCCCACTGGACACCACAGATGCTCCCCGGAAACCAGAGCCGCCCACACCATCCTGATGCTCATGGTCACCTTCGTTGTCTTCTACCTgctgaattacagttttgttttccatATCAGTGCCTCTTTAGATTTTCGTCTGTGGTTGCTCCAGGTCTCTAATGTCTTGGTTTCTTGTTTCCCCACTATTTCCCCCTTCCTGCTGCTCCTGAGGGATCCTAGAACGCCTAGGTTCTGCTCTTGAGTCATTAGAATGTATGAATAAAGTGCTAAATATCTAGTAGACACCTTCAATAGTAACCGTAATTATTCTGTAAGTCCTCAGTATCCattttttactgagatataactaACTTATATCTTTACTAACACATAGCATTGTATTAGTTCCAGATATACAACATGATGAATGTGCATTtgtatatgttgcaaaatgatcacaataagtctagCTAGTTGCATCCCCTCACCTTCAGAGAAGATACAAATTTTTTTCTGGTGACACAAACTGccaagtttatttatttagctagtttttgttattatttggctgtgtggcatATGGGGTAATAGTTCCTGGACCGTCAATTGAACCAGCTCCCCCTCAGTGGAAGCTCATAGTCTTAACCACCAGTAAGtccctgtgatgagaactttgaagattgactctcttgttgttgttcaatcgctcagttgtatctgaatcTATgagacaccatagactgcaggatgctaggcttccctgtccctcactctctcccagagtttgctcaaattcatgcccattgtgtggatgatgccatcctaccatctcattctctgttgccccctctcctcctgccctcattctttccagcatcaggctctttcccgatgagtcagctcttcacatcaggtggccaaaatactggagcttcagcatcagtccttccaatgaatattctgggttgacttcctttaggatttcctggtttgatctccttgcagtccaagagactctcaagagtcttctccagcaccacaattcgaaagcataaattctttggtgctcagccttctttatgatccaactctcatatccctttatgactactagaaaaaacatagctttgactacacagacctttgttggcaaagtgatgtctctgctttttaatatgctatctaggtttgtcatagctttccttccaaggggcaatcatcttttaatttcatggctgcagtcactgtacgcagtgatttttgagcacaagaaaataaaaaataaaaacttccactttttccccttctatttgccatgaagtgatgaactgggcacagaagaattgatgcttttgaactgtggtgttggagaagactcttgagagtcccttggactgcaaggagatcaaaccagtcctaaatattcattggaaggaccgatgctgaagctgaagctccaatactttggccacctgatgggaagaactgactcattggagaagaccctgatgctgggaaatattgaaggcaggatgagaaggggacgacagaggatgagatggttagatggcatcaccaactcgatgaacatgagtttgagcaagctctgggtgtaggtgatggacaaggaagcctggcaaagctgtagtccgtggggtcacaaggaatcagacatgactgagcaactgaactgagctgagctgatgggactggatgccatgatctttgattattttttcaagtatGCAATGAATATAAATACTATATTCACCATGTGGTACACCATATCCCCTTGACTTGCTTGTTTTATAACTAGATATTGATAGCTTTTAATGTTTGTACTCAATACCAAATTTTTACAGAATTTCCAATAAACTGAGAAGGTTCACTTAGGAGATTTGAAAGTCAATCCATGAAATTATGAGCTCGAAAAATGTACACACCATTATTGAGGAAACCATTTCTGCCTTAACCAATGAAGCACTCTGAAAGAAATGTCCTTTCTTCCAGAACATTTCAAGAGTTTCCACAGACTTTATCTCCATGTGTTGTGGCTAATACCTGACACACATTGGCACAGAATCCAACATTGGTCTCCATAAATATTACTCTTGTGTGGGTGGAGATTTGATTTTTTAGATAAAGGTAACACACAGGAAAGTAGAGAATGTGTTCTTCTGTATTACCTTGTAAATTTAGTTCACTCCTATTTCTCCAGTATGCTATAGTGTTACACAGAAAATCGATGTTATTCAGTGTCTTGCTTCTTCTCTAAAACTGGATTGTTTACACGGTGGACCCTCAATAAATTTAATAGATAGGATGGATGACATAATCTGAAGGAC
Encoded here:
- the LOC102267616 gene encoding vomeronasal type-1 receptor 4, with product MSFHKDALRTTSQTALKTTYLIQIGVGSMANIILFFHNISPILLGHNRRPTPTVLAHISLANLLFLLSSGIPHIMTGFVLRNPLSSLGCKFVYYIQRVARSTALCSTCVLSTYQSFTLTPRRSEWVMLRGRAPKVTGPSCCTCWMFSLLMYIYLPVKITGPQDTDNYTDSQHNWFCSVSGNVIGLGYLWPVSDAMFIGLMVWSSGSMVLFLLRHRQRVQYIHTPTGHHRCSPETRAAHTILMLMVTFVVFYLLNYSFVFHISASLDFRLWLLQVSNVLVSCFPTISPFLLLLRDPRTPRFCS